The proteins below are encoded in one region of Antennarius striatus isolate MH-2024 chromosome 7, ASM4005453v1, whole genome shotgun sequence:
- the si:ch73-389b16.1 gene encoding coiled-coil domain-containing protein 18, producing MSKFDGELTQREQELLKIRRDSDTKATELVKMERMLQQTKSLLDKKSQSGTESLGYQENMVEDLEEKVRSSRRHRRNSLHHTQMLESQMKTVKGELVGKLDHLQELRNVLRRSQQKAEERTAAMEKLAAGLR from the exons ATGAGTAAGTTTGATGGTGAGCTGACTCAGAGGGAGCAAGAGTTGCTGAAAATCCGTCGAGACAGTGATACAAAGGCTACCGAACTTGTCAAGATGGAGAGGATGCTACAGCAGACCAAGAGTCTGCTGGACAAGAAGTCACAGTCTGGCACAGAGAGCCTGGGCTACCAAGAGAACATGG TGGAGGACCTGGAAGAAAAAGTGCGTTCTAGCAGAAGACACAGGAGGAATtccctccatcacacacagatgctggaGAGTCAGATGAAAACGGTGAAAGGTGAGCTGGTGGGCAAGCTGGACCACCTTCAGGAGCTCAGGAATGTCTTGCGTCGATCGCAGCAAAAAGCAGAAGAGCGCACAGCTGCAATGGAGAAGCTGGCAGCTGGGCTCAGGTGA
- the dr1 gene encoding protein Dr1: MSATMASSSGNDDDLTIPRAAINKMIKETLPNVRVANDARELVVNCCTEFIHLISSEANEICNKSDKKTISPEHVINALESLGFASYITEVKDVLQECKTVALKRRKASSRLENLGIPEEELLRQQQELFAKARQQQAELAQQEWLQMQQAAQQAQMAAASASAAQQAGSSQDEDEEEDM, encoded by the exons ATGTCTGCCACGATGGCTTCTTCCTCTGGCAACGACGACGACCTCACCATCCCCAGAGCAGCAATCAACAAGATGATTAAAGAAACTCTCCCTAATGTAAGAGTCGCCAACGATGCTCGGGAGCTTGTGGTCAACTGCTGTACGGAATTCATACACCTCATATCCTCGGAAGCCAATGAAATATGCAACAAGTCAGACAAGAAGACCATATCTCCTGAACATGTCATCAACG CCCTTGAGAGCCTTGGTTTTGCATCATACATCACGGAGGTCAAAGATGTGCTGCAGGAGTGCAAAACGGTAGCCCTAAAGAGGAGGAAGGCGAGCTCTCGACTGGAGAACCTCGGAATCCCTGAGGAAGAGCTCCTCAGACAGCAGCAGGAACTGTTTGCAAAG GCACGGCAGCAGCAGGCAGAGCTCGCCCAGCAGGAGTGGCTACAGATGCAGCAGGCGGCCCAACAGGCACAGATGGCAGCAGCATCTGCCAGCGCTGCCCAGCAGGCCGGCTCCTctcaggatgaagatgaagaggaagacatGTGA
- the zgc:109982 gene encoding retinol dehydrogenase 8 produces the protein MNQKVVLITGCSSGIGLALATRIAKDEKKRFMVYATMRNLSKAEALVEAAGRTLGRTLEIKQLDVCDEDSIKACVDSLPERRVDILISNAGMGLIGPIECQTIDDMKTVMDTNFFGLVRLLKEILPDMKRRKKGHIVVISSVMGIQGILFNDIYAASKFAVEGFCESLAVQALRFNLNISLIEPGPVITEFERKVYDEGMKTDLSNADKVTADMFTNIYLKNYKQIFETFGQTADDIAEHTVKIITMENPPFRHQTNTLYTPMTTLKYADPNGDLPIDTFYKMVFEHDKVFNASLNFLKLLRWRSRKSFTLEKDKSN, from the exons ATGAACCAGAAGGTGGTGCTCATCACCGGCTGCTCGTCTGGGATTGGCCTTGCCTTGGCTACCCGCATCGCaaaagatgagaagaaaagGTTCATGG TCTACGCCACCATGAGAAACCTCAGTAAGGCTGAGGCACTAGTGGAGGCAGCGGGTCGGACGCTGGGCAGAACTCTGGAGATCAAGCAGCTGGACGTTTGCGATGAAGACTCAATCAAAGCCTGTGTGGACAGCCTGCCTGAGCGCAGGGTCGACATTCTTA TAAGTAATGCAGGGATGGGTTTGATTGGACCCATTGAATGTCAGACTATTGATGACATGAAGACAGTGATGGACACAAACTTCTTTGGTCTTGTGCGGTTACTGAAGGAAATCCTGCCCgacatgaagaggaggaaaaaaggcCATATTGTAGTTATAAGCAGCGTCATGGGGATTCAAG GAATTCTGTTCAACGACATCTATGCAGCATCCAAGTTTGCAGTGGAGGGTTTTTGTGAAAGTTTAGCGGTGCAAGCCCTGAGGTTTAATCTCAA TATCAGTCTGATAGAACCCGGTCCAGTGATAACAGAATTTGAGCGCAAAGTCTATGATGAGGGCATGAAGACTGATCTAAGCAATGCTGACAAAGTGACTGCAGACATGTTCACAAACATCTACTTGAAGAACTACAAGCAAATCTTTGAAACCTTTGGGCAGACGGCTGATGATATAGCAGAG CATACTGTCAAGATTATCACCATGGAGAATCCCCCTTTCCGtcatcagacaaacacactttaCACCCCTATGACCACGCTCAAATATGCAGACCCCAACGGTGACCTCCCAATTGACACATTCTATAAAATGGTGTTTGAACACGACAAGGTCTTCAATGCCAGTCTGAACTTCCTCAAACTTTTGCGCTGGAGAAGCCGAAAGAGCTTCACTTTAGAAAAGGACAAAAGCAACTAA